From a single Calothrix sp. NIES-2098 genomic region:
- a CDS encoding proline/alanine-rich repeat-containing protein: MNINKAVILTAISVLAGTFGLNSLNQVNAANPSYRLAQASQRPNQPQDQQDGQRRPPHPDFAAAAAKLGVTEQQLKDALGVPANPPSQGQRNQRPPRPDFAAAATKLGVTEQKLKDALGVPANPPNEGDRSQGQRNRGDRSQGQRNRGDRSQGDRGDRSQGDRNQRPPRPDFQAAAAKLGVSEQQLKDALGVPANPPSEGEGNQRPPRPDFQAAAAKLGVSEQQLKDALGVPDRPPSEDDLQEPPANR; this comes from the coding sequence ATGAATATTAATAAAGCAGTAATCTTAACAGCAATTTCTGTTCTGGCTGGCACATTTGGTCTGAATTCGCTGAATCAGGTAAATGCTGCTAATCCATCTTATCGGCTCGCCCAAGCTTCACAACGGCCTAACCAACCACAAGACCAACAAGACGGACAGCGGCGACCACCTCATCCTGATTTTGCAGCAGCAGCGGCGAAGTTAGGTGTCACCGAACAACAGTTAAAAGATGCGCTAGGAGTACCTGCTAATCCTCCAAGCCAAGGTCAGAGAAATCAGCGTCCGCCTCGTCCTGATTTTGCAGCAGCAGCAACGAAGTTGGGTGTCACCGAACAAAAGTTAAAAGATGCGTTGGGAGTACCTGCTAATCCTCCAAATGAAGGTGACAGAAGTCAAGGTCAGAGAAATCGAGGTGATAGAAGCCAAGGTCAGAGAAATCGAGGTGACAGAAGTCAAGGTGACAGAGGTGACAGAAGCCAAGGTGACAGAAATCAGCGTCCGCCTCGCCCCGATTTTCAAGCAGCGGCGGCAAAGTTAGGTGTCAGCGAACAACAGTTAAAGGATGCGCTGGGAGTACCTGCTAATCCCCCAAGTGAAGGTGAGGGAAATCAGCGTCCGCCTCGCCCTGACTTTCAAGCAGCGGCGGCAAAGTTAGGTGTCAGCGAACAACAATTAAAGGATGCGCTGGGTGTTCCAGATCGTCCTCCAAGTGAAGACGATCTCCAAGAGCCTCCTGCAAACAGATAG
- a CDS encoding putative potassium/proton antiporter: MQEDFRLIVDLVSVLAVAACGGLFAALLRQPVLLGYLIGGMVVGPAGLGLIKEVIQVETLAQFGVAFLLFALGVEFSFAELKKVKAIALGGGGLQIALTILITVAICGVTGAWGALPAKGVFLGSILSLSSTAVVLKCLMESNETETPHGQVMLGILVVQDLALGLMLAVLPALHEPGEAIGVAVVTALVRIGLFAAGAVVAGIWLIPPLLRLLARTESKELFLLGVVALCLGIALLTEYLGLSIEMGAFVAGLMISEVEYADQTLTYVEPLRDIFASLFFAAIGMLIDPVFLWKNLELILGLVAIVFVGKFLIVTPLVKLFRYPLKTALIAGLGLAQIGEFSFVLASEGQALGLVSRTVYLLILGTTAVTLVITPFVLRLVPFLFTLAESMPWLKPYLEEVQPRDVSEDLPLKDHVVVCGYGRVGKNLVKLLQQHKLPVVVIDQSESRIQKLRDAGVPYVYGNCVSFHVLETAGVNHAKGMAIALPDPMSTRLCLKRALELSPELDLVVRATQDKNIEVLYQLGAKEVVQPEFEASLEMATHLLTGLDLSPDVVQREMQQIRKDHYLDLRPERTASEVSRDLQQATRDLNRRWYPLPSGSPLIGMSLEEADMRYLIGVSLMAIRRANGEEIDYPDNQTRLEEGDRLLVVGADEELAALAEFAVGRTAVPGENSACQWTTINADTPVLGKTLANLDISDKYGVKIEAIRRDGKFIRSPEDKLDLRIGDQVLLCGGLVSLNQLQPLFTAPDTVPLSVSIVKASETEALKEFLPVEETLD; the protein is encoded by the coding sequence GTGCAAGAAGATTTTAGGTTAATAGTTGATTTAGTTTCAGTTCTCGCCGTCGCGGCCTGTGGCGGGCTGTTTGCGGCGCTGTTACGACAACCAGTGTTGCTCGGGTATCTCATCGGCGGAATGGTTGTGGGGCCTGCGGGTCTGGGATTGATTAAAGAAGTTATTCAAGTGGAGACTCTGGCTCAGTTCGGGGTCGCTTTTTTGTTATTTGCCTTGGGTGTAGAATTTTCCTTTGCGGAACTCAAGAAGGTAAAAGCGATCGCTCTTGGTGGCGGTGGACTACAAATTGCACTAACGATTTTAATCACGGTCGCGATCTGTGGTGTCACGGGAGCTTGGGGAGCCTTACCTGCTAAGGGCGTGTTTTTGGGGTCAATTCTGTCTTTATCTTCAACCGCAGTTGTCCTCAAATGCTTGATGGAAAGCAACGAAACGGAAACACCCCACGGACAGGTAATGCTGGGCATTTTGGTAGTGCAGGACTTGGCATTGGGACTCATGCTAGCAGTATTACCAGCCCTACACGAACCAGGTGAAGCGATTGGTGTAGCCGTAGTTACAGCATTGGTACGAATTGGCTTATTTGCGGCTGGTGCAGTTGTGGCAGGGATTTGGTTAATCCCACCGTTGTTAAGACTCCTGGCGCGTACTGAAAGCAAAGAGCTATTTTTATTAGGTGTAGTGGCGTTGTGCTTGGGAATTGCCCTACTGACAGAATATTTGGGGCTGTCAATTGAAATGGGGGCGTTTGTCGCCGGTTTGATGATTTCTGAGGTGGAATATGCCGATCAAACTTTGACTTATGTTGAGCCACTACGAGATATCTTTGCCAGTTTATTTTTCGCAGCCATTGGGATGTTAATTGACCCAGTGTTTTTGTGGAAAAACCTAGAATTGATTTTGGGATTGGTGGCAATAGTTTTCGTAGGTAAATTTTTAATCGTTACACCTTTAGTAAAACTGTTCCGTTATCCTTTAAAAACAGCTTTAATTGCAGGGCTAGGACTGGCTCAAATTGGGGAATTTTCCTTTGTCCTTGCCAGTGAAGGGCAGGCGTTGGGCTTAGTTTCTCGCACAGTGTATTTACTGATTTTAGGAACTACAGCAGTAACACTTGTTATCACGCCGTTTGTTCTACGTTTGGTGCCATTCTTATTTACTTTGGCAGAATCGATGCCTTGGCTGAAACCTTATCTAGAAGAAGTTCAGCCGCGAGATGTTTCAGAAGATTTGCCCTTAAAAGACCACGTGGTAGTTTGTGGTTACGGGCGAGTAGGTAAAAATTTAGTCAAGTTGTTGCAACAACACAAGCTACCGGTAGTAGTCATAGATCAATCTGAAAGTCGCATTCAGAAATTACGTGATGCGGGAGTGCCTTATGTATACGGCAATTGCGTGAGTTTTCACGTTTTAGAAACTGCTGGCGTTAATCATGCAAAAGGAATGGCGATCGCACTTCCCGATCCTATGAGTACGCGCCTTTGTCTGAAACGCGCTTTGGAATTATCCCCAGAATTAGATTTGGTTGTCCGCGCTACTCAAGATAAAAATATCGAAGTGCTTTATCAACTGGGAGCCAAGGAAGTGGTGCAACCAGAGTTTGAAGCTAGTTTAGAAATGGCAACCCATTTATTAACAGGTTTAGACTTGTCACCAGATGTCGTACAACGAGAAATGCAGCAAATTCGCAAAGATCATTATTTAGACTTGCGGCCAGAACGTACTGCATCGGAAGTTTCTCGCGATCTACAGCAAGCCACTCGTGACTTAAATCGGCGCTGGTATCCCCTACCGTCTGGTTCACCCCTAATTGGTATGAGTTTAGAAGAAGCAGATATGCGTTACTTAATTGGGGTGAGTTTGATGGCAATTCGCCGCGCTAACGGAGAGGAAATAGACTATCCCGATAATCAAACCCGATTAGAAGAAGGCGATCGCTTACTGGTAGTGGGAGCAGATGAAGAATTAGCAGCTTTGGCTGAATTTGCCGTTGGGAGAACAGCTGTGCCTGGAGAAAATAGCGCTTGTCAGTGGACGACAATTAATGCTGATACTCCAGTTTTGGGTAAAACTCTGGCAAATTTAGATATTAGCGATAAATATGGCGTAAAAATAGAAGCAATCCGGCGTGATGGTAAGTTTATTCGCTCACCTGAAGACAAATTGGACTTGCGAATTGGCGATCAAGTATTGTTATGCGGTGGCTTGGTAAGTCTCAATCAACTACAACCTTTGTTTACCGCACCCGACACAGTACCGCTATCGGTTTCCATCGTCAAGGCTAGTGAGACAGAAGCTCTCAAAGAATTTCTGCCTGTAGAAGAGACACTAGATTGA
- a CDS encoding RNA-binding region RNP-1, with translation MSIYVGNLSYSVTQDDLTKVFSEYGTVKRVQLPTDRETGRARGFGFVEMESSAAEDAAIQALDGAEWMGRVMKVNKARPREEKGTRSGGGNWGKNASGYSRRY, from the coding sequence ATGTCTATCTACGTAGGGAACCTATCCTACAGCGTCACGCAAGACGACCTAACCAAGGTATTTTCTGAGTACGGTACTGTAAAGCGAGTTCAATTACCGACGGATCGGGAAACTGGACGCGCACGGGGCTTTGGTTTCGTTGAAATGGAATCATCAGCCGCCGAAGATGCAGCTATTCAAGCTCTGGATGGTGCCGAATGGATGGGGCGTGTAATGAAGGTTAACAAAGCTAGACCACGGGAGGAGAAAGGTACTCGCTCTGGCGGTGGCAATTGGGGAAAAAATGCCAGTGGATACTCGCGACGTTATTAA
- a CDS encoding intradiol ring-cleavage dioxygenase, with protein MNNNNRRLSQILSRREALTLFRAGVTALFVVGCIPRKSSSTQAQSSVAKTASSTPACVVSPEQTEGPYFVDEKLKRSDIRSDPADGSVKEGVPLQLTLHISQIGSTGCTPVVGAIVDIWHCDALGVYSDVTDRSFNTVGKKFLRGYQVTDAKGNVQFTTIYPGWYQGRTVHIHFKVRTNGTSGQGYEFTSQLYFDDAISDRVYAQAPYANKGQRTQKNADDGIFQDGGEQMLLKLTKQGPGYAATFDVGLQMT; from the coding sequence ATGAACAACAATAATCGCCGATTAAGTCAAATTTTGAGCCGCAGAGAGGCACTTACTTTATTTAGAGCAGGTGTAACCGCACTATTTGTAGTGGGATGCATTCCCAGAAAGTCTAGTTCTACACAAGCACAATCGAGTGTAGCTAAGACAGCATCATCTACACCTGCATGTGTCGTGAGTCCAGAGCAAACAGAAGGGCCGTATTTCGTAGATGAGAAGCTGAAGCGTTCCGATATCCGTTCCGATCCGGCGGATGGTTCGGTAAAAGAAGGCGTACCGCTACAACTGACGCTGCACATTTCTCAGATTGGTAGTACTGGCTGTACACCAGTTGTAGGTGCGATCGTGGATATTTGGCACTGTGACGCCCTAGGTGTCTATTCGGACGTAACAGACAGAAGTTTTAATACTGTTGGTAAAAAGTTTCTGCGCGGCTATCAAGTAACGGATGCTAAGGGAAATGTGCAGTTCACAACCATTTACCCTGGTTGGTATCAAGGTAGAACAGTCCATATCCACTTTAAAGTTCGCACAAATGGGACATCGGGGCAGGGTTATGAGTTTACCTCCCAGCTATATTTTGATGATGCAATAAGCGATCGCGTTTACGCTCAAGCACCCTACGCCAACAAGGGACAGCGCACGCAGAAAAACGCTGATGACGGAATTTTTCAAGATGGTGGCGAGCAAATGTTGCTTAAACTCACCAAGCAGGGACCAGGTTATGCAGCCACCTTTGATGTTGGGCTTCAGATGACGTGA
- a CDS encoding thiamine S protein encodes MSVTVLVPTALQKFTNNQATLECSGSTIAELFDSLENSCPGIKARLCDEEGKPRRFLNLYVNSEDIRFLDGTSTSLKDGDEVSIVPAVAGG; translated from the coding sequence ATGTCTGTAACAGTTTTAGTTCCCACGGCTCTTCAGAAATTTACCAATAACCAAGCTACGCTAGAATGCAGCGGCAGTACGATTGCGGAACTGTTCGATTCCTTAGAGAATAGCTGTCCTGGTATTAAAGCGCGCTTATGCGATGAAGAAGGAAAGCCGCGGCGATTTTTGAATTTGTATGTCAATAGCGAAGATATTCGCTTTTTGGATGGGACAAGTACATCTCTCAAAGATGGCGATGAAGTCAGTATTGTCCCTGCTGTTGCAGGTGGTTGA
- a CDS encoding multi-sensor signal transduction histidine kinase, with translation MAVWKQGNTWDAMGTVGKKLMANLLRTLQNWGKKAFRASTSDKTSAVAKSCVHDSEWLAARHRFLWERLQLWLLLALICLLTFTLRNIYDLFFPLKEFEKIPESLRTQGLFINLAMFLTLLICFILHKTPLGQRHPGLLFLGSSWSISLGTQFFATIKGFALPDTLAWSLLFLSQATFIPVCWRLHLMSQVGLLIYYFGVNTVLGLKTPIPEHPEIYNVTFILYVFWVCAICDMGVYLYDRLQRSDFYAHRELESAYQKLKVAEAKYRSIFENAVEGIFQSSLDGKYITANPALAKIYGYSSPEEVTANFTDIEHQLYVDPNRRAEFVRLIEKYGSISEFESQIYRRDGSIVWISEKAYAVRDERGNLLYYEGLTEDITKRKQAEEALRVFFHAVSHDLRNPVLGTLMVLKNLLANPDSEITISRSILERMVKSSDRQLNLINSLLEAHVGEVQGIVLQLQPVQLHTVVEAAIADLEPMLAENQATLTNYVTADLPEINADPTQLWRVFSNLIANAIKHNPPGLVLTINATLQGKMIYCTVGDNGVGISQQQSERLFDLYYRGTSTRNSVSLGLGLYLCKQIIQAHGGEIGVNSSSSTGATFWFTLPVLY, from the coding sequence ATGGCAGTCTGGAAACAGGGAAACACCTGGGATGCTATGGGTACAGTTGGTAAGAAGTTAATGGCTAACTTATTGAGAACACTGCAAAACTGGGGTAAGAAAGCCTTTAGAGCATCAACATCAGATAAAACATCTGCTGTTGCTAAAAGTTGTGTTCACGATTCAGAGTGGCTAGCTGCTAGACACCGCTTTTTGTGGGAGAGATTGCAGTTGTGGTTATTACTAGCCTTGATCTGCTTGTTGACCTTCACTTTGCGCAATATTTATGACCTATTTTTCCCCTTAAAGGAGTTTGAAAAAATACCAGAGTCCTTGAGAACGCAGGGACTATTCATCAATCTTGCTATGTTCCTGACTCTACTGATCTGTTTTATCTTGCATAAAACTCCGTTGGGTCAGCGTCATCCCGGATTGTTATTTTTGGGGTCATCTTGGTCAATAAGCCTAGGAACGCAGTTTTTTGCTACTATCAAAGGCTTCGCCCTACCTGATACTTTAGCTTGGTCGCTATTATTTTTGAGCCAAGCCACATTTATCCCCGTTTGCTGGCGTTTGCACCTGATGTCGCAGGTGGGTTTGCTAATTTACTATTTTGGTGTCAATACAGTACTTGGTTTAAAAACACCCATACCCGAACACCCAGAAATCTATAATGTGACATTTATCTTATATGTTTTTTGGGTATGTGCTATTTGTGACATGGGTGTTTACCTTTACGATCGCCTCCAACGCTCGGATTTTTATGCTCATAGAGAATTAGAATCTGCTTATCAAAAACTCAAAGTTGCAGAAGCTAAATATCGCAGTATCTTTGAAAACGCAGTTGAAGGTATTTTCCAGAGTAGCCTTGATGGCAAGTACATTACAGCTAATCCAGCCTTAGCAAAAATTTATGGTTATTCATCACCTGAAGAAGTAACAGCTAACTTCACGGATATTGAACATCAATTATATGTTGACCCCAACCGTCGAGCCGAATTTGTCCGCTTAATTGAAAAGTATGGCAGCATCTCCGAATTTGAATCCCAAATTTATCGCCGAGACGGAAGCATTGTCTGGATTTCGGAAAAAGCCTACGCAGTGCGCGACGAACGGGGAAATCTGCTTTACTACGAGGGATTAACTGAAGACATCACCAAGCGGAAGCAAGCAGAAGAAGCACTGCGAGTATTTTTCCATGCAGTTTCTCACGATTTACGCAACCCAGTACTTGGGACTTTAATGGTGCTGAAAAACTTGCTAGCAAACCCAGACAGTGAAATTACAATTTCCCGATCGATTTTAGAACGGATGGTCAAAAGTAGCGATCGCCAACTCAATTTGATTAATTCCTTACTAGAAGCTCATGTAGGTGAGGTGCAGGGAATAGTATTACAACTTCAACCCGTGCAATTACATACAGTTGTTGAAGCCGCGATCGCAGATTTAGAACCGATGCTAGCAGAAAACCAAGCCACCCTGACAAATTATGTTACCGCAGATTTACCTGAAATCAATGCCGACCCGACGCAACTATGGCGAGTATTTTCTAACCTAATTGCCAATGCGATTAAACACAATCCCCCTGGTTTAGTCTTAACAATTAACGCCACGCTTCAGGGAAAAATGATTTATTGTACAGTCGGTGATAACGGTGTCGGAATCAGTCAACAACAAAGCGAAAGACTTTTTGACTTATACTACCGAGGTACTAGCACCCGCAATTCTGTAAGTCTAGGCTTGGGATTGTATCTGTGTAAGCAAATTATCCAAGCTCACGGTGGCGAAATTGGTGTGAATAGTTCATCCTCAACCGGAGCAACATTTTGGTTTACATTACCCGTATTGTATTAA
- a CDS encoding HhH-GPD family protein, translated as MREKETFLQISYRQSLTNETFIHALIVLANIDKDLADVLDKFGTPPMWEREAGFPTLLRIILEQQVSLAAAKAVFTRLCNVIQPLTPETFVTLDDLQLKGIGFSRQKMLYCRELANAILRDRLDLAQLETMDDMTIRTELKRIKGIGDWTVDIYLLMALQRPDVFPKGDLGVIIALQKLKGLPTRPTPTEIDAIAQQWRPWRAVATRILWHYYLSDVTAKTKLKNVVNS; from the coding sequence ATGAGAGAAAAAGAAACATTTCTTCAAATATCATATCGACAATCGTTAACGAATGAGACTTTTATCCATGCTTTGATAGTGCTTGCCAATATAGATAAAGATTTGGCTGATGTTTTAGACAAATTTGGGACACCACCCATGTGGGAAAGAGAAGCGGGTTTTCCTACACTGCTGCGGATAATTCTAGAACAGCAAGTTTCCTTAGCAGCTGCCAAGGCTGTCTTTACACGTCTATGTAATGTTATTCAACCGCTAACACCAGAGACTTTTGTCACCCTTGACGATCTGCAATTAAAAGGGATTGGATTTAGTCGCCAAAAGATGCTTTATTGTCGTGAATTGGCGAATGCAATCCTGCGCGATCGCCTTGATTTAGCTCAACTGGAGACAATGGACGACATGACTATTAGAACTGAACTAAAGCGAATCAAAGGTATTGGAGACTGGACAGTTGATATTTACTTACTCATGGCGCTACAACGTCCGGATGTCTTTCCTAAAGGAGATTTAGGAGTAATTATTGCTTTACAAAAACTCAAAGGTTTACCAACACGCCCCACACCAACAGAAATAGATGCGATCGCTCAACAATGGCGACCCTGGCGTGCAGTTGCTACTAGAATCCTCTGGCACTATTACCTCAGTGATGTTACGGCAAAGACAAAACTGAAAAATGTTGTCAACTCTTAA
- a CDS encoding diaminopimelate epimerase — translation MAIEFTKYHGLGNDFILIDNRASSLPVVTPEQAIELCDRHFGIGADGVIFALPGENGTDYTMRIFNSDGSEPEMCGNGIRCLGVFLADLEGESRNKDSYRIHTLAGVITPQLMADGQVKVDMGLPKLLAGEIPTTLSAVDTKVINQPLEVAGKTWDVTCVSMGNPHCITFVEDVAAIPLETIGPKFEHHPAFPQRTNTEFIQVVNRNYLKMRVWERGAGITLACGTGACASLVAGVLTEKCDRTATVELPGGPLQIEWSEIDQRVYMTGPAKRVFTGKL, via the coding sequence ATGGCAATCGAATTTACTAAGTATCACGGTTTGGGGAATGACTTCATTCTCATTGACAATCGCGCTTCATCCTTGCCAGTAGTGACTCCAGAGCAAGCAATCGAGTTGTGCGATCGCCATTTTGGTATCGGTGCTGATGGTGTGATTTTTGCGTTGCCAGGAGAAAACGGTACTGACTACACCATGCGGATTTTTAATTCTGATGGTTCAGAACCAGAAATGTGTGGTAACGGTATTCGCTGTTTAGGCGTGTTTTTGGCTGATTTAGAAGGCGAATCTAGAAATAAAGACTCATATCGCATTCACACTTTAGCTGGTGTGATTACACCCCAACTGATGGCTGATGGTCAAGTGAAGGTGGATATGGGTTTGCCCAAATTACTGGCTGGGGAAATTCCAACTACCTTAAGTGCTGTGGATACAAAGGTAATTAATCAACCGCTAGAGGTGGCGGGAAAAACTTGGGATGTCACCTGTGTCAGCATGGGCAATCCCCACTGTATTACTTTTGTAGAAGATGTAGCTGCAATTCCCCTGGAAACTATCGGCCCCAAATTTGAGCATCACCCAGCTTTCCCCCAACGGACAAATACCGAATTTATTCAAGTGGTCAACCGTAACTATTTGAAAATGCGGGTTTGGGAACGAGGCGCTGGTATTACCTTAGCTTGCGGTACTGGTGCTTGTGCTTCTTTGGTAGCTGGTGTGTTGACCGAAAAATGCGATCGCACAGCAACTGTAGAGTTACCTGGTGGCCCTTTACAAATTGAATGGTCTGAAATTGACCAACGGGTTTACATGACTGGCCCGGCAAAGCGAGTTTTTACTGGCAAGTTATAG
- a CDS encoding multi-sensor signal transduction histidine kinase, with product MDETVKLLHKPDFPQGTATLLEKIAANLPGMIFQVLQRQDGSQLVLYVSSGCRELYELEPEAIVADMQVLNKLVHPQDVTALNESVAVAKASLSPWRWEGRIITPSGKIKWIQGASQLEQQANGDLLWEGLVMDITDRKQAEEKLRHSEMRYKAILAAIPDLMFRLSRDGEYLDLKGDGANIVLSKEEIVGKHIQDLLPSDVVAISQEAIAKTLDSDNLQTCEYQLATPLGMRDYEARLVVSGTDEVLAIVRDITERKQAEAKLQSLAQKYAKAFRCSPNPISLSTLQEGRYIEVNDSFVILSEYEREEAIGRTAFELNMWVSKSDRMKLLQELRTSGLVRNLEVDFRSKSGKLVTALVSAEIIDLDNVPCILAVTHDITERKQVEAQLRLSAQRDRLLTETLARIRSSLDLNQILQTTVTEVRQFLQADRVFIGLNDPQLIAKAVAESVDPKYPPVLGWTTEDETYLQELKSLLTTNRVRLVEDVNKIILSPKIKAHYQHFQTRATLAVPIMLNNELYGALIANQCSGPRQWQGIEIDLLQQMSEQLAIAIEQARLYQELAALNTNLERQVEERTAQLQQKMQELEGMQRVKDVVLHTIAHDLRTAVMGNLMVLKNLLKTQQQSQETDQSQIPVSRSVIERMIQGNDRQLGMIDSLLEIHNCEGQGIPLRRELVHFNTMLGCIIKYLQPMLDQNQATLNNLVRDDLPLVMADPTKLQKVLANIFTYCLQNNPPGLSFTLKSKVEGDKIRTEIQDNGVTMSKLECDRLFDLYVPEPQACCSTSIALKMYLSRQVIQAHGGEIGIISHRKRGLTFWFTLPLATPA from the coding sequence GTGGATGAAACTGTAAAATTACTGCATAAACCAGATTTTCCTCAGGGGACTGCGACTCTGTTGGAAAAAATTGCCGCAAATTTACCAGGGATGATTTTTCAAGTCCTGCAACGCCAGGATGGTTCCCAGCTTGTTCTTTACGTGAGTTCTGGTTGTCGAGAATTATATGAGTTAGAACCAGAAGCGATCGTGGCAGATATGCAGGTACTTAACAAACTGGTTCATCCACAGGATGTCACAGCTTTAAATGAATCTGTTGCTGTGGCTAAAGCTAGTTTATCACCTTGGCGTTGGGAAGGTCGGATTATTACCCCAAGTGGCAAAATCAAGTGGATTCAAGGCGCTTCCCAACTAGAACAACAAGCTAATGGCGACCTGCTTTGGGAGGGTTTGGTGATGGATATTACAGACCGCAAACAAGCAGAAGAAAAATTGCGCCACAGTGAGATGCGCTATAAAGCAATTTTAGCTGCAATTCCCGATTTGATGTTTCGCCTGAGTCGTGATGGTGAATATCTAGATTTGAAGGGCGATGGCGCAAATATTGTGCTTTCTAAAGAAGAAATAGTTGGGAAACATATACAAGATTTATTACCAAGTGATGTGGTTGCAATTAGCCAAGAAGCGATCGCCAAAACTTTGGATTCGGACAATTTGCAAACTTGTGAATATCAGCTAGCGACGCCTTTGGGAATGCGAGATTATGAAGCGCGGTTAGTTGTTAGCGGTACAGATGAAGTTTTAGCAATTGTTCGAGATATTACAGAACGCAAACAAGCAGAAGCTAAATTGCAAAGCCTAGCCCAAAAGTATGCTAAAGCTTTTCGTTGCAGTCCCAATCCGATCAGCCTCAGCACCCTGCAAGAAGGACGCTACATAGAAGTTAACGATAGTTTTGTAATTCTTTCAGAGTACGAGCGAGAAGAAGCGATCGGTCGCACTGCTTTTGAGTTAAATATGTGGGTAAGCAAAAGCGATCGCATGAAATTATTGCAGGAGTTGCGAACTTCCGGTTTGGTGCGGAATTTGGAAGTAGATTTTCGCTCCAAGTCTGGAAAGCTAGTTACAGCTTTGGTTTCCGCAGAAATCATCGATCTAGATAACGTCCCCTGCATTCTCGCCGTTACTCACGACATTACAGAACGCAAGCAGGTAGAAGCGCAATTGCGGCTTTCCGCACAGCGCGATCGCCTGTTGACAGAAACCCTAGCACGAATTCGGTCTTCCCTCGACCTAAACCAAATACTCCAAACTACTGTTACCGAAGTGCGGCAATTTTTGCAAGCAGATCGGGTTTTTATTGGTCTCAACGATCCCCAACTGATAGCAAAAGCTGTTGCTGAATCAGTAGATCCCAAATATCCTCCTGTCTTAGGTTGGACGACAGAGGATGAAACTTATCTTCAGGAATTAAAATCTCTCCTCACAACTAATCGCGTGCGTTTAGTTGAAGATGTTAACAAAATAATTTTATCGCCCAAAATAAAAGCACATTATCAACACTTCCAGACACGGGCTACCTTGGCTGTACCAATTATGCTCAATAACGAATTGTATGGAGCTTTAATTGCTAATCAATGTTCAGGGCCGCGTCAATGGCAAGGTATAGAAATCGATCTCCTACAGCAAATGTCAGAACAGTTAGCAATCGCAATTGAGCAAGCTCGACTTTATCAAGAACTCGCAGCACTTAATACTAATTTAGAACGCCAGGTAGAAGAACGCACCGCCCAACTACAACAGAAAATGCAGGAACTAGAAGGAATGCAACGTGTCAAAGATGTAGTGTTGCATACCATAGCCCATGATTTGCGGACTGCGGTTATGGGGAACTTAATGGTGCTAAAGAATTTGCTCAAAACTCAGCAACAGAGTCAAGAAACCGACCAATCTCAAATCCCCGTGTCGCGTTCAGTGATTGAACGCATGATTCAAGGTAATGACCGTCAATTAGGGATGATTGATTCATTGCTAGAAATTCATAACTGCGAAGGTCAAGGAATTCCTCTCCGCCGCGAATTGGTACACTTTAATACCATGCTGGGCTGTATCATCAAATACTTACAGCCGATGCTCGACCAAAATCAAGCAACTTTGAATAACTTAGTGCGGGACGATTTACCATTGGTAATGGCAGATCCCACGAAGTTGCAAAAGGTTCTGGCAAATATATTTACTTATTGCTTGCAAAATAACCCACCAGGATTAAGTTTTACCCTAAAAAGCAAAGTTGAAGGTGACAAAATTCGCACTGAAATTCAAGACAATGGTGTCACCATGAGCAAACTAGAGTGCGATCGCCTTTTCGATTTATATGTCCCTGAGCCACAAGCTTGTTGTTCTACTAGTATTGCTTTAAAAATGTATCTGAGTCGGCAAGTTATTCAAGCACATGGTGGCGAGATTGGTATTATTAGTCACCGCAAGCGCGGATTAACTTTTTGGTTCACATTGCCCTTGGCAACTCCAGCGTGA